The following coding sequences lie in one Yoonia sp. G8-12 genomic window:
- a CDS encoding helix-turn-helix transcriptional regulator, translating to MRANKLVYSAPMEKVLISPEELSNLIGLTYDSAFEDPQWKSLIDRITQLFPGIGGIVYGTEGDTVLPEYAHSALSQLFVEPFRIDFGINGDPRPGVGFRDAPNGHVSHSREFMDEETFLATRLYQDLLRPVGFRHSVHLKLDTRGERSAVIGFPIPDDPVADARIYDPLYKLILLLSPHVVRALQLARALALAGRSTEVYSRFLDGIILPMIVTDAQGKFLFGNAAGRRVLERGTPLSMADNGRIVLNDLEDSRRLQNKIADVDRNLAPGGLRIVAEPVPVLLSITPFRASMHEASAIDRHLLSEEPMFAIFIGQTELDAISTALLEDVFDLTPREAEVCKSLLLGASAADIAVDSGRSLKTVRNQIQIVYQKVGVSSNVALIDSLSVFRTVSSMFEDRKPKGAALSSTP from the coding sequence ATGCGGGCGAATAAACTGGTGTATTCTGCGCCGATGGAAAAAGTTCTCATATCGCCCGAAGAATTAAGCAATCTGATCGGGTTGACCTACGACTCCGCATTTGAAGATCCCCAGTGGAAATCACTGATCGACCGGATCACCCAATTATTTCCGGGTATCGGAGGGATCGTTTATGGGACCGAAGGCGACACGGTGTTGCCTGAATATGCCCATAGCGCGCTATCACAGTTATTTGTCGAGCCATTTCGCATTGATTTCGGAATAAACGGCGATCCGCGCCCCGGCGTAGGCTTCAGAGACGCGCCAAATGGACATGTCAGTCACAGCAGGGAGTTCATGGATGAAGAAACCTTTCTGGCAACCAGACTCTATCAGGATTTGCTCCGCCCCGTCGGTTTTCGCCACTCGGTCCACCTCAAACTGGACACGCGCGGCGAACGCAGTGCTGTGATCGGATTTCCGATTCCCGACGATCCCGTTGCTGATGCCCGCATCTATGATCCGCTTTACAAGTTGATCTTGCTGTTGTCGCCGCACGTGGTCCGCGCCTTGCAGCTCGCGCGCGCTTTGGCGCTCGCCGGTCGCTCGACTGAAGTGTACAGCAGGTTTCTCGATGGGATCATCTTGCCCATGATCGTTACGGATGCGCAGGGAAAATTCCTGTTTGGCAATGCGGCAGGCCGCCGTGTACTCGAGCGGGGCACGCCGCTTTCGATGGCTGACAATGGCCGGATTGTCCTGAATGATCTTGAGGATAGTCGACGACTCCAAAACAAAATAGCAGATGTCGACCGCAATCTTGCACCGGGCGGGTTGCGCATCGTCGCAGAGCCGGTGCCGGTGTTGCTGTCAATCACGCCATTTCGCGCGTCAATGCACGAAGCCAGCGCCATTGACCGCCACCTGCTCAGCGAAGAGCCGATGTTTGCGATTTTCATTGGCCAGACCGAGTTGGACGCCATCAGCACAGCCCTGCTTGAGGATGTATTTGACCTGACCCCGCGCGAGGCAGAAGTGTGCAAAAGCCTGCTGTTGGGCGCAAGTGCGGCGGATATCGCGGTTGATTCCGGACGGTCGTTAAAGACCGTGCGCAACCAAATTCAGATCGTTTATCAGAAGGTCGGCGTGTCCTCGAATGTCGCGCTTATCGATTCGCTTTCGGTGTTCAGGACCGTCAGCAGCATGTTCGAGGATCGCAAACCGAAGGGCGCGGCACTGTCTTCTACGCCTTGA
- the rplK gene encoding 50S ribosomal protein L11, whose protein sequence is MAKKIMGTLKLQVPAGAANPSPPVGPALGQRGINIMEFCKAFNAKTEGMEKNAPCPTVITYYQDKSFSMEIKTPPASYYIKKAANLKSGSKTPGKAVAGTITGKQVREIAEAKMKDLNATSIEGAMLIIAGSARSMGIEVK, encoded by the coding sequence ATGGCCAAGAAGATTATGGGTACGCTCAAGCTGCAGGTTCCTGCAGGCGCTGCAAACCCTTCCCCACCAGTCGGCCCAGCATTGGGTCAGCGCGGCATCAACATCATGGAATTCTGTAAAGCGTTCAACGCCAAGACAGAAGGCATGGAAAAGAATGCGCCATGCCCGACAGTGATCACTTACTATCAGGACAAGTCGTTCTCGATGGAAATCAAGACGCCACCTGCGTCCTATTACATCAAGAAAGCTGCCAACCTGAAATCTGGCAGCAAGACACCTGGCAAAGCTGTTGCCGGTACAATCACAGGCAAGCAAGTCCGTGAAATCGCAGAAGCGAAGATGAAGGACCTCAACGCGACGTCCATCGAAGGCGCTATGCTGATCATCGCGGGTTCCGCTCGCTCTATGGGCATCGAGGTGAAGTAA
- the rplA gene encoding 50S ribosomal protein L1: protein MAKFGKRTTAARAAFAGKQNVTVSEAASLVKDNAKAKFDESVEIAMVLGVDPRHADQMVRGTVNLPHGTGKTVRVAVFARGEKAEEAKAAGADIVGAEDLMETVQGGKIDFDRCIATPDMMAVVGRLGKVLGPRNLMPNPRVGTVTMDVKEAVEAAKGGQVQFKAEKAGVVHAGIGKASFSAQQIEENMKAFVDAVGKAKPAGAKGTYMKKISVSSTMGPGVSIDVSSATGNA from the coding sequence ATGGCAAAATTTGGTAAGCGTACAACTGCAGCACGCGCTGCATTCGCAGGCAAACAGAACGTTACAGTGTCCGAAGCAGCGTCTTTGGTCAAAGACAATGCCAAAGCAAAGTTCGACGAAAGCGTCGAGATCGCAATGGTGCTTGGCGTTGATCCTCGTCACGCCGATCAGATGGTCCGCGGCACTGTGAACCTGCCACATGGCACAGGCAAGACTGTGCGCGTGGCTGTGTTTGCACGCGGTGAGAAAGCTGAAGAAGCGAAAGCTGCTGGTGCGGACATCGTTGGTGCAGAGGACCTGATGGAAACTGTTCAGGGCGGCAAAATCGATTTCGATCGTTGCATTGCGACACCTGACATGATGGCCGTTGTTGGTCGTCTGGGTAAGGTTCTGGGTCCACGTAACCTGATGCCGAACCCACGTGTTGGCACAGTGACCATGGACGTCAAAGAAGCTGTGGAAGCAGCAAAGGGCGGTCAGGTTCAGTTCAAAGCGGAAAAAGCTGGTGTGGTTCACGCTGGTATTGGCAAAGCATCCTTCTCGGCGCAGCAGATCGAAGAGAACATGAAAGCATTTGTCGACGCCGTCGGCAAAGCCAAGCCAGCCGGTGCTAAAGGCACTTACATGAAGAAGATTTCTGTCAGTTCGACAATGGGTCCAGGCGTATCCATTGACGTCTCCTCTGCGACTGGCAACGCGTAA
- the rplJ gene encoding 50S ribosomal protein L10 — protein MDRAQKEQLVDDLGQIFESSGVVVVARYEGMTVAEMQDLRAHMRDAGGAVRVAKNKLAKIALEGKPCASIAEYLEGMTVLAYSEDPVAAAKVVDKYAKENDKLVILGGAMGDTALDVDGVKAVAGMPSREELIASIVGCIAAPASNIAGAIGAPASNIASILSTIEEKAA, from the coding sequence GTGGATAGAGCACAAAAAGAACAGCTGGTCGACGATCTCGGCCAGATCTTTGAAAGCTCTGGCGTTGTAGTGGTTGCCCGCTACGAAGGCATGACAGTTGCTGAAATGCAGGACCTGCGCGCGCACATGCGTGATGCAGGTGGTGCGGTACGCGTTGCCAAGAACAAGCTCGCCAAAATCGCTCTCGAGGGCAAGCCATGCGCAAGCATCGCTGAATACCTCGAAGGCATGACTGTACTCGCTTACTCGGAAGACCCCGTCGCTGCGGCGAAGGTTGTCGACAAGTATGCCAAAGAGAATGACAAACTTGTCATTCTTGGCGGTGCTATGGGTGATACAGCACTGGACGTCGATGGTGTGAAAGCCGTTGCTGGGATGCCATCACGCGAGGAGCTTATTGCTTCTATCGTGGGCTGCATCGCTGCACCTGCAAGCAACATCGCCGGGGCCATTGGCGCGCCTGCTTCGAACATCGCAAGCATTCTCTCAACCATCGAAGAGAAAGCTGCATAA
- the rplL gene encoding 50S ribosomal protein L7/L12, translating to MADLKKLAEEIVGLTLLEAQELKTILKDEYGIEPAAGGAVMMAGPAGDAGAAAEEKTEFDVVLKNAGASKINVIKEVRGITGLGLKEAKDLVEAGGKIKEGASKDEAEEIKAKLEAAGAEVELA from the coding sequence ATGGCTGATCTGAAAAAACTGGCTGAAGAGATTGTTGGTCTGACCCTTCTCGAAGCACAAGAACTGAAAACCATCCTGAAGGATGAGTATGGCATCGAACCAGCAGCCGGTGGCGCTGTTATGATGGCAGGCCCTGCTGGCGACGCTGGTGCGGCTGCAGAAGAAAAGACTGAATTTGATGTTGTGCTGAAGAACGCTGGCGCATCCAAAATCAACGTCATCAAAGAAGTTCGCGGCATCACAGGTCTCGGCCTGAAAGAAGCCAAAGACCTCGTCGAAGCTGGTGGCAAAATCAAAGAAGGCGCGTCCAAGGACGAAGCCGAAGAGATCAAAGCAAAGCTGGAAGCAGCTGGCGCAGAGGTCGAGCTGGCCTAA
- the rpoC gene encoding DNA-directed RNA polymerase subunit beta', translating to MNQELTNNPFNPLTPAKTFDEIKVSLASPERILSWSFGEIKKPETINYRTFKPERDGLFCARIFGPIKDYECLCGKYKRMKYRGVVCEKCGVEVTLQKVRRERMGHIELAAPVAHIWFLKSLPSRIGLMLDMTLRDLERILYFENYVVIEPGLTDLTYGQLMTEEEFNDAQDLYGMDAFQANIGAEAIREMLAQIDLESEAETLRADLKEATGELKPKKIIKRLKIVESFLESGNRPEWMVLTVIPVIPPELRPLVPLDGGRFATSDLNDLYRRVINRNNRLKRLIELRAPDIIVRNEKRMLQESVDALFDNGRRGRVITGANKRPLKSLSDMLKGKQGRFRQNLLGKRVDFSGRSVIVTGPELKLHQCGLPKKMALELFKPFIYSRLEAKGLSSTVKQAKKLVEKERPEVWDILDEVIREHPVMLNRAPTLHRLGIQAFEPVLIEGKAIQLHPLVCSAFNADFDGDQMAVHVPLSLEAQLEARVLMMSTNNVLSPANGAPIIVPSQDMILGLYYTTIMRHGMKGEGMSFSDIEEVEHALTAGEVHLHAKITARMVQIDDEGNEVMTRFETTPGRLRLGALLPLNAKAPFALVNRLLRKKEVQQVIDTVYRYCGQKESVIFCDQIMTMGFREAFKAGISFGKDDMVVPDTKWELVDETREQVKDFEQQYMDGLITQGEKYNKVVDAWSKANDKVTDAMMTTISTTPLLADGAEGEPNSVYMMAHSGARGSVTQMKQLGGMRGLMAKPNGEIIETPIISNFKEGLTVLEYFNSTHGARKGLSDTALKTANSGYLTRRLVDVAQDCIVREVDCGTERAITAEAAVNDGEVVASLAERVLGRVSADDVIKPGTDEVIVEAGELIDERKADMIDMAAIGKMRIRSPLTCESEDGVCAMCYGRDLARGTRVNIGEAVGIIAAQSIGEPGTQLTMRTFHIGGVAQGGQQSFLEASQPGKIEYRNAQLLENAAGEMVVMGRNMVLAIVGEEGEERATHKVGYGSKVFVKEGASVLRGDKLFEWDPYTLPIIAEASGTAKYVDLVNGIAVREDTDDATGMTQRIVSDWRAAPKGNELAPKIIVLGKDGEVVLKEDGNPVAYPMSVDAVLSVEDGEEIKAGDVVARIPREGAKTKDITGGLPRVAELFEARRPKDHAIIAEIDGYVRFGKDYKNKRRIAIESADDADVKVEYMVPKGKHIPVAEGDFVQKGDYIMDGNPAPHDILAVMGVEALADYMIDEVQDVYRLQGVKINDKHIEVIVRQMLQKWEIQDSGDTVLLKGENVDKAEFDEANAKAIARGDRPATGEPILLGITKASLQTRSFISAASFQETTRVLTEASVQGKRDKLIGLKENVIVGRLIPAGTGGATQQVRRVAADRDNVVIEARREEAEEAARLAAPVEMPAQSEEDQVFGTAPKASEGDDA from the coding sequence ATGAACCAGGAACTGACAAACAACCCGTTTAACCCGCTCACACCGGCAAAAACATTTGACGAAATCAAGGTGTCGCTGGCATCGCCCGAGCGGATCCTGTCGTGGTCCTTCGGCGAGATCAAAAAGCCCGAGACCATCAACTACCGTACGTTCAAGCCAGAGCGCGACGGTCTGTTCTGTGCACGTATCTTTGGCCCGATCAAAGACTACGAATGCCTCTGCGGCAAATATAAGCGCATGAAATATCGCGGCGTTGTCTGCGAAAAATGCGGTGTGGAAGTCACCCTGCAAAAGGTCCGCCGCGAGCGGATGGGCCATATCGAACTGGCCGCACCAGTGGCGCACATTTGGTTCCTCAAGTCGCTGCCATCCCGCATCGGCCTGATGCTGGACATGACGCTGCGCGATCTTGAGCGCATCCTGTACTTCGAAAACTACGTCGTGATCGAACCCGGCCTGACTGACCTGACCTACGGCCAGTTGATGACTGAGGAAGAGTTCAACGACGCGCAAGACCTGTATGGCATGGACGCGTTCCAGGCCAATATCGGTGCCGAAGCGATCCGCGAAATGCTGGCCCAGATTGATCTGGAGTCCGAGGCAGAGACACTGCGCGCTGACCTCAAAGAGGCGACAGGCGAATTGAAGCCCAAGAAGATCATCAAGCGTTTGAAGATCGTCGAGAGCTTCCTTGAAAGCGGCAACCGCCCCGAGTGGATGGTTCTGACCGTGATCCCTGTGATCCCGCCAGAACTGCGCCCGCTGGTCCCGCTTGATGGCGGCCGTTTCGCGACGTCCGACCTCAACGATCTTTATCGTCGTGTGATCAACCGCAACAACCGTCTGAAGCGTCTGATCGAATTGCGCGCACCTGACATCATCGTGCGCAACGAAAAGCGGATGCTGCAGGAATCTGTTGATGCGCTGTTCGACAACGGCCGTCGTGGCCGCGTGATCACGGGTGCCAACAAGCGCCCGCTGAAATCGCTGTCCGATATGCTGAAGGGTAAGCAGGGTCGCTTCCGTCAGAACCTTTTGGGCAAGCGCGTCGACTTCTCGGGTCGTTCGGTCATCGTGACCGGTCCGGAACTCAAACTGCACCAGTGTGGTCTGCCGAAAAAGATGGCGCTCGAGCTGTTCAAGCCGTTCATCTATTCGCGTCTTGAAGCAAAGGGTCTGTCTTCCACAGTGAAGCAAGCCAAGAAATTGGTCGAAAAAGAGCGTCCTGAAGTTTGGGATATCCTTGATGAGGTAATCCGCGAACACCCTGTCATGCTGAACCGTGCGCCAACGCTGCACCGTTTGGGCATTCAGGCGTTTGAACCTGTCCTGATCGAAGGCAAAGCGATCCAGCTGCACCCGCTGGTCTGTTCTGCGTTCAACGCCGACTTTGACGGTGACCAAATGGCGGTTCACGTCCCGCTGAGCCTTGAGGCCCAGTTGGAAGCCCGCGTTCTGATGATGTCGACAAACAACGTGCTGTCGCCTGCGAACGGTGCGCCAATCATCGTGCCGTCACAGGATATGATCCTTGGTCTCTACTACACCACCATCATGCGTCACGGCATGAAGGGCGAGGGCATGTCATTCTCGGATATTGAGGAAGTCGAGCACGCGCTGACCGCGGGTGAAGTGCATCTGCACGCCAAGATCACGGCGCGGATGGTGCAGATCGACGACGAAGGCAACGAAGTGATGACGCGGTTTGAGACCACACCGGGCCGTTTGCGTCTGGGTGCGTTGCTGCCGCTCAATGCCAAGGCGCCGTTTGCGCTGGTCAACCGTCTGCTGCGCAAGAAAGAAGTGCAGCAGGTCATCGACACCGTCTACCGCTACTGTGGTCAGAAAGAATCTGTCATCTTCTGTGACCAGATCATGACCATGGGCTTCCGCGAAGCGTTCAAGGCAGGCATCTCGTTCGGTAAGGACGATATGGTTGTTCCCGATACCAAGTGGGAACTGGTCGACGAGACACGCGAGCAGGTCAAAGACTTTGAACAGCAGTACATGGACGGCCTGATTACACAGGGCGAAAAGTACAACAAAGTTGTCGATGCCTGGTCAAAGGCCAACGACAAAGTCACCGACGCGATGATGACCACGATCTCGACCACACCGCTCTTGGCGGATGGTGCCGAAGGTGAGCCGAACTCGGTTTACATGATGGCCCACTCCGGTGCGCGTGGTTCGGTCACACAGATGAAGCAGCTGGGCGGTATGCGCGGCCTGATGGCCAAGCCGAACGGCGAGATCATCGAAACGCCGATCATCTCGAACTTTAAGGAAGGTCTGACCGTTCTTGAGTACTTCAACTCGACCCACGGTGCCCGTAAGGGTCTGTCGGACACGGCGTTGAAGACTGCGAACTCGGGTTACCTGACACGTCGTCTGGTGGACGTCGCCCAAGACTGCATCGTCCGTGAGGTCGATTGCGGAACAGAGCGTGCGATCACCGCAGAAGCCGCCGTCAACGATGGTGAAGTCGTTGCATCACTGGCCGAGCGCGTGCTGGGTCGTGTGTCTGCGGATGACGTTATCAAGCCGGGTACGGACGAAGTGATCGTCGAAGCAGGCGAACTGATCGACGAACGTAAGGCCGACATGATCGACATGGCCGCGATTGGCAAAATGCGTATCCGCAGCCCGCTAACCTGTGAAAGCGAAGATGGCGTTTGTGCGATGTGCTATGGCCGTGACTTGGCCCGCGGTACCCGTGTGAACATCGGCGAAGCTGTTGGTATCATTGCGGCACAGTCCATCGGTGAACCTGGTACACAGCTGACAATGCGGACGTTCCACATTGGTGGTGTTGCTCAAGGTGGCCAGCAGTCGTTCCTCGAGGCCTCACAGCCTGGTAAGATCGAATACCGTAATGCTCAGCTGCTTGAGAACGCAGCTGGCGAAATGGTTGTGATGGGCCGGAACATGGTTCTCGCGATTGTCGGTGAAGAGGGCGAAGAGCGTGCGACCCACAAGGTTGGCTATGGCTCCAAAGTGTTCGTCAAAGAGGGTGCATCTGTACTGCGCGGCGACAAGCTCTTTGAATGGGATCCCTATACACTTCCAATCATCGCCGAGGCCTCTGGTACAGCCAAATACGTTGATCTGGTGAACGGTATTGCAGTCCGTGAAGACACCGACGATGCCACGGGTATGACCCAGCGCATCGTGTCTGACTGGCGTGCGGCACCGAAAGGCAATGAGCTTGCTCCGAAGATCATCGTTCTGGGTAAGGATGGCGAAGTTGTCCTCAAAGAGGATGGCAACCCTGTCGCTTATCCGATGTCTGTGGATGCGGTTCTGTCCGTTGAAGACGGCGAAGAGATCAAAGCGGGTGATGTTGTCGCGCGTATCCCACGTGAGGGTGCCAAGACCAAAGACATTACCGGTGGTCTGCCACGTGTGGCCGAACTGTTCGAAGCCCGTCGTCCGAAGGATCACGCAATCATCGCTGAAATCGATGGCTACGTGCGCTTTGGCAAGGACTATAAGAACAAGCGCCGCATCGCGATTGAATCTGCGGATGATGCAGACGTAAAGGTCGAATACATGGTGCCCAAGGGCAAGCACATTCCGGTTGCGGAAGGTGACTTTGTCCAGAAGGGTGACTACATCATGGATGGCAACCCAGCCCCACACGATATTCTTGCGGTTATGGGGGTCGAGGCCCTTGCAGACTATATGATCGACGAAGTGCAGGACGTGTACCGCCTGCAGGGTGTGAAGATCAACGACAAGCACATCGAAGTTATCGTGCGCCAGATGCTCCAGAAGTGGGAGATTCAGGACAGTGGTGACACCGTTCTGCTGAAAGGCGAGAACGTCGATAAGGCTGAGTTTGATGAAGCCAACGCAAAGGCCATTGCGCGGGGCGACCGCCCTGCGACAGGCGAGCCGATCTTGCTGGGTATCACCAAAGCGTCGTTGCAGACCCGTTCGTTCATCTCTGCGGCATCGTTCCAGGAAACGACACGCGTGCTGACAGAGGCGTCCGTGCAAGGTAAGCGCGACAAGCTGATCGGTCTGAAAGAGAACGTCATCGTGGGCCGTCTGATCCCGGCCGGTACCGGTGGTGCGACACAGCAGGTGCGCCGTGTTGCTGCAGATCGTGACAACGTCGTGATCGAAGCGCGCCGCGAAGAGGCCGAGGAGGCAGCACGTCTTGCGGCCCCCGTGGAGATGCCAGCGCAGTCCGAAGAAGATCAAGTGTTTGGCACTGCGCCCAAAGCGTCTGAAGGCGACGACGCGTAA
- a CDS encoding LysR family transcriptional regulator: MTFDQIKTFLWVARLGGFRKAAERLNLSQPAVSTRISNLEQELRVPLFERGMGEPVLTKHGALLLSYAEQMLFVEEEIKQRVANPSETEGLFRVGASETIAQAWLPDFLKAFSEKYPRVSVDLTVDISLNLRADLLERKLDLALLMGPISEFSIENVVLPPFDLHWYRAKSNPQEDLSKIPIISYSSQTRPHRELMSELSRRVGPKLRVYSSASLSASLKMIAAGIAVGPYPRALANDLLSAGQIVEFDPGFRPTPLAFTASYLSEPRSFLIETSAEIARSVAQDWDVQNIG, translated from the coding sequence ATGACCTTTGATCAAATCAAGACCTTCTTGTGGGTTGCTCGCCTCGGCGGCTTTCGCAAAGCGGCCGAGCGGCTCAATCTTTCGCAGCCCGCTGTGTCGACCCGTATTTCAAATCTTGAGCAAGAACTCCGCGTGCCTCTTTTTGAACGCGGGATGGGAGAGCCCGTCCTGACCAAACATGGCGCGCTCTTGCTGTCTTATGCCGAGCAGATGTTGTTCGTCGAAGAGGAAATCAAGCAGCGGGTTGCCAACCCTTCCGAAACAGAAGGGCTGTTCCGTGTCGGCGCGTCTGAAACGATCGCCCAAGCATGGCTACCTGATTTTCTGAAAGCATTTAGTGAAAAGTACCCGCGTGTGAGTGTGGACCTGACAGTGGACATTTCGCTCAACTTGCGCGCAGACCTTTTGGAACGAAAACTGGATTTGGCTTTGTTAATGGGGCCAATATCGGAGTTCTCGATTGAAAACGTCGTTCTGCCGCCGTTCGATTTGCATTGGTACCGTGCAAAATCAAATCCGCAGGAGGATCTGAGCAAGATCCCGATTATTTCCTACTCCAGCCAGACACGGCCCCACCGCGAATTGATGTCGGAACTGTCGCGCCGTGTCGGGCCCAAGCTGCGGGTCTACTCCTCTGCTTCTTTATCCGCGAGCCTCAAAATGATCGCTGCGGGAATCGCCGTCGGTCCGTATCCCCGCGCGCTGGCAAATGACCTGCTATCAGCGGGACAGATCGTTGAATTTGATCCGGGCTTTCGGCCGACGCCACTGGCCTTTACGGCCTCATATCTTTCAGAACCACGAAGCTTTCTTATTGAAACCAGTGCGGAAATTGCGCGTAGCGTAGCTCAAGATTGGGATGTCCAAAATATCGGGTGA
- a CDS encoding putative hydro-lyase: MHTISVSHTDLVAASAVDVRAAIRSGSYAGHTAGLAAGKLQCNLAILPERFALDFLRFCQRNPKPCPIVGVSDTGNPALPTLGNDIDIRTDVAKYRVFRDGALSDEVTDISDEWADDLVTVALGCSFTFENALLRAGIPVRHIESGLNVPMYRTNIDLVPAGRFYGQMVVTMRPIPEHQVAQAREISRRYPQAHGAPIAIGDPAQIGIDDLSKPDWGDAVEIRAGEVPVYWACGVTPQNVLLDAGLPLCITHSPGHMLIADVAEDAETTILKQ, encoded by the coding sequence ATGCACACAATATCTGTTTCTCACACTGACCTCGTTGCTGCCTCGGCGGTTGATGTGCGTGCGGCGATCCGTTCGGGATCGTATGCAGGGCATACCGCTGGTCTGGCTGCTGGCAAATTACAATGCAATCTGGCGATCTTGCCGGAACGCTTTGCGCTGGATTTTCTGCGGTTCTGCCAGCGCAATCCCAAGCCTTGTCCGATCGTCGGTGTGAGCGACACCGGTAATCCCGCGCTGCCAACGCTGGGAAATGATATTGATATTCGGACGGACGTTGCGAAGTATCGTGTGTTTCGTGATGGCGCACTCAGCGATGAAGTCACAGACATCAGCGATGAATGGGCGGATGATCTTGTCACGGTCGCGCTGGGCTGTTCGTTTACGTTCGAGAACGCGTTGCTGCGCGCTGGGATCCCGGTTCGCCACATTGAGAGCGGTTTGAATGTACCGATGTACCGCACGAATATTGATTTGGTACCGGCGGGGCGGTTTTATGGCCAAATGGTTGTCACCATGCGCCCCATCCCCGAACATCAGGTCGCCCAAGCACGCGAAATCAGCCGCCGCTATCCGCAGGCCCATGGCGCTCCAATTGCCATTGGTGATCCTGCCCAGATTGGCATTGATGACCTGTCCAAACCAGACTGGGGTGACGCGGTTGAAATCAGAGCTGGCGAAGTGCCGGTTTACTGGGCCTGCGGTGTGACACCTCAGAACGTCCTGCTGGACGCCGGGCTGCCGCTCTGCATCACGCATTCACCCGGTCACATGCTGATCGCCGATGTGGCAGAGGACGCTGAAACCACAATTCTAAAACAATAA
- a CDS encoding TRAP transporter substrate-binding protein — translation MKKLISILAATTALASPALAEDLSVVGSWSSLPLHNQYEVPFWSTTLPEASGGDINVELTTHNQMSLGLGDIYPLLGQGVYDVAMTVADYAVADAPELEGLDVPLVALTADEARAMVDAARPMVSDIYRDRFNSHVLAIAPYPPQVVFCNHEITNLADLEGLKVRASGRMTAKLLEALGAEGVNVSFAEVPGALQNGVVDCAVTGAGSGYSAGWWEVSTHLLPIPLGGWDSVVTAVNLDKWNSLSADNQALISSEIVSGFEDPAWASAQDALVNDIACLTGNGECPSGDARSMTLVEVSDADFERARDILTTEVLPEWAERAGGDWAARWNESVGAVVGVTIN, via the coding sequence ATGAAAAAACTCATATCCATCCTCGCGGCGACCACCGCACTCGCATCACCCGCTTTAGCCGAAGATCTGTCCGTCGTCGGAAGCTGGTCCAGTTTGCCTTTGCACAACCAATATGAGGTGCCATTCTGGAGCACGACACTGCCGGAAGCCTCGGGTGGCGACATCAATGTTGAACTGACCACCCACAACCAGATGAGCCTTGGACTTGGCGATATTTACCCGTTGCTTGGCCAAGGAGTCTATGACGTTGCGATGACAGTGGCTGATTATGCCGTTGCCGACGCGCCCGAACTGGAAGGTCTGGATGTGCCGCTTGTCGCGCTCACAGCCGACGAAGCCCGCGCAATGGTCGATGCCGCCCGCCCGATGGTATCCGACATTTACCGCGACCGCTTTAATTCCCACGTACTTGCGATTGCGCCCTATCCGCCACAGGTCGTTTTCTGCAACCACGAGATCACAAATCTGGCTGATCTTGAGGGCCTGAAGGTCCGCGCTTCTGGCCGTATGACGGCAAAACTGCTTGAAGCCTTGGGTGCGGAAGGTGTGAACGTGTCGTTCGCCGAGGTGCCGGGTGCGCTGCAAAACGGTGTTGTCGATTGTGCTGTGACAGGTGCCGGTTCCGGCTACAGCGCGGGTTGGTGGGAAGTTTCCACACACCTGCTGCCCATTCCGCTTGGCGGCTGGGATTCGGTTGTGACCGCCGTCAACCTCGACAAATGGAACAGCCTGAGCGCGGATAACCAAGCGCTGATCTCAAGCGAGATCGTCAGCGGCTTTGAAGATCCGGCATGGGCCAGCGCCCAAGACGCATTGGTCAATGACATCGCTTGCCTGACGGGCAACGGTGAATGTCCATCCGGTGACGCGCGATCCATGACCTTGGTTGAGGTGAGCGACGCAGACTTTGAGCGGGCGCGCGACATCCTGACCACCGAAGTTCTTCCTGAATGGGCGGAACGTGCAGGTGGCGATTGGGCCGCCCGTTGGAATGAAAGCGTTGGCGCGGTTGTCGGTGTGACAATCAACTAA